Sequence from the Aquimarina sp. Aq107 genome:
TAATTCATTATCTTCCTTGGGCTGCATTTTGGTTGAAACCGTTTCGTTCTCAATTGCTTTAATTGTATCGATTACTAAAGAAGCTCCGTTTAACATTAATCTGTCATGAAGTGTTCCAGCAGTTTCATTATCCTGTATTTCAATTTCTTTTTGAAGAATAATGTGCCCAGTGTCTATCTTTTCATCAATAAAAAAAGTGGTAATACCTGTTTTTTGTTCACCATTTATAATAGCCCAATTAATAGGAGCTGCTCCTCTATATTGCGGTAATAAAGATGCGTGAAGATTAAATGTACCATATTTAGGCATATCCCAAACTACTTTTGGCAACATTCTAAAAGCCACAACAATATTTAGATTAGCCTGTAATTCTTTTAAGTTTTCAATAAATCCCTCATCTTTTAAATTTGTAGGTTGCAGTATAGGTAGGTTTTGTGATAATGCATATTCTTTTACCGCAGAAGCTTTTAATTTTCTACCTCTTCCTGCTGGTCTATCCGGAGCGGTAATAACACCAACTACGGTATAGTTATTTTCTATAATTGTTCGTAAGGTCTCTACGGCAAAATCCGGAGTTCCCATAAAAAGAATCTTTAAATCTCTCATTATTTTTATACTAGTTGATAGTTATTGTAAGAATCAATTCTTATGATGTTATGTTCATTTAATTCTCTAAGGACTTTTAAGGCTATTTCTTCAGGACATTTTAATTGCATTAAAAGATCTCTAGAGGATAATTCATTTTTTTGTAAAAGATTGATTACTGTATTTCTGATTTCTCTAGGATCAATTGAGTTAGCATTATTAATACGACATACGCTGCACATACCACAATCTTTAGTGTCCTTTTCTCCAAAGTAATCAAGCAGTTGCCTGCTTCTGCAGGTTGTTTCATTTTGCACGAATCTAATCATGGTTTTTACCTTATTTGATTTAGAAGCGTGTAGTTCTTTAATAAATGGTTTTATGCGATTAATAGTATGATCATCTTCTCTTGGAACTAAAAAGGTAATATCTGCATCAGTTAATTGATTATGAAAAACAAGTAGTTCTGCGTCTTCTAATCTTTTTAAAACATCTATAACTTCTTTTTCACTGATGTTTATTTTAGATGCGATTAGCGATAAATTTATTTTTACTTCTTCATCAAAAACACCTCCGTATGTTCTAAGAATAGCTTTGGTGGTTAACTCTAAATGGGGATTTTTTTCTAGGTATCCCAATAAATGATTTCCCGTGGTTGTAATATGAAGTGAACTTTTTTTAGTATATCGTTGTGTAAAATTAATAACACTGCAACGATCTAGAAATTGTAATGCATTATATGTTATTAGAGTGCTAAGGCTATAAGTCTTGCAGAATTCATTAAAATTAAAACCATGAGTAGTTTGTTCACCTTCTCCATAGGATATCCTGAAATAATTACACAATTTTCGATATATTAATTTTACGAAATCTACATCAGGAAGTACTTTGATAAATTGATTTTGAACTCTAACAATATCATTTTCGTTCTTAAGAAGAAAAGCATAAGAAATCTCTCCATCTCTTCCTGCTCGTCCTGCTTCCTGAAAATAACTTTCGATACTCTCAGGGATATTGTAGTGTATAACAGTTCTTACATTAGCCTTGTCGATTCCCATACCAAAAGCATTGGTTGCAACCATAACACTAACATCTTCTCTTAACCATTGATGAAAACGTTTTGTTTTTTCCTTAGAGTCAACACCGCCGTGATAGTAAGTAGTTTTGTATCCGCTAGCGTTTAAAAAGTCACTAATTTCTACAGCAGATTTTCGATTTCTAACATAAATGATGGAACTTCCTTGATATCGTTTTAAAATCCTAACAAGTTTATCATTTTTATCTAAAGTGTGATAAACCATATACCCTAAATTATTTCTAAAAAAGGATTGCTTATATATTTTAGGTTGAAATAAATCTAATTCCTTGATTATGTCATCTGCAACATTAGGAGTTGCAGATGCAGTAAGAGCAATCATTGGAACAGCTGGTTTAATTTCTCTTAGTATTTTGATTTTTTTGTATGATGGTCTAAAATCATTACCCCATTGTGATATACAATGGGCTTCGTCAATCGCAATAAGATTGATATTCATTTTTTTTAACCGCTCTTTTACTAAATCTTGTTGTAGTCTTTCTGGGGATAGATATAAAAATTTATAATTACCATAAATACAGTTATCTAAAAGCGTGTCTAATTCTGAGTATTTAATTCCACTAGTTAATGCAATGGCTTTTATACCTTTTTGTTGTAAATGTTCAACCTGATCTTGCATAAGGGCAATTAACGGAGATATAACTATGCAGATTCCAGGTTTAACTAGTGCAGGAATCTGGAAACAAATAGATTTACCACCTCCTGTAGGAAGTAAAGCAAATGTGTCATTATCTTCTATAACAGCATTGATGATATCTTCTTGTAGTGGTCTAAAAGAATCATGATTCCAAATCTTTTTTAATAATTGGATAGGGTTGGTCATCAATACTATATTACGTGTTGTAATATAAAAGTACTACGTTCTTTTACATTTCCAAAAGGAACTTCAATACAATTGTATCCAAATTTTGAATAAGTTTCAAATAAATGATGATGAATTTGTTGCGCCTCTTCAAAACTTTCATAACGCTGTTCATCTGAAGTATAGATTTCTTTCCAAGGTGGTAATAAAAAAACTTGATTGTAACTGTGTTTTGTACAAGCTTCTATAAAGGTTTCATTGTACGTTTGGTTAAAAAGATCCATATATGCTAGAACGTCAGGAATTCCTCTATCGTAAAAAGCTATATTTTTATCATTAGCAATAGGGTCATTATACTGGTCAATTCTACCATTTAGTAACTGCATATTAAAATCATACGGATCAGAAACAGATACTATAGGATTTGATACTATCTCGATAGCATCGTTGTTATCTTTTGCTTCTTGGGTAATACTTCTAATAAATTCAGGAAAACAAAAGAAGCCTTCTTCTTCAAGATTTTTAATAATAGATGTTTTTCCTGTTGATGGGCCTCCAGTGATGACTATTTTGTGCTTTGCCAAAGAATTATATTTTTCAGCAAATTTCGTAATTATTAACTGATTTTAAAAATATGTAAACAAGGATACCATAAAGCTCTGTTAAAGTTGAATTTGTCAAACTGTATTTTTAGTAACTTCAGTAACAAAATAAGGATTATTCCCTTATTTAGACTAATTAAATACAAATCCTAAAAATAAAACTCATGCCTGTTTATAATCTAAAAGTAAATGGTCAATCACTTTCTGTAGAAGCTGATGAAGACACACCTTTGTTATGGGTGCTACGAGATCACTTTGATCTGGTTGGAACTAAATTTGGTTGTGGTATTGGACAATGTGGTGCCTGTACTGTACATGCGGATGGTGTAGCAACAAGAAGTTGTTTGTTAAAGGTTTCTGTAGCCACAGAAATGAAAATCACTACAATAGAAGGTTTGTCAAAAGACATTTCGCACCCAGTGCAACAAGCTTGGAAGGAAATTGATGTGCCTCAATGTGGATATTGTCAAGCCGGACAAATTATGACCGCTGCAGCTTTTCTAGACCAAAACCCTAATCCAAACAAAGAGGAGATTAGAGATGCAATGAGCGGGAATATATGCAGATGTGCTTCTTATAATAGAATAGAGAAAGCAGTAGAACAAGCAGCAAGTAAAATAAGTTAACCAATATAAAATTCTAAACTAATGAAACGTATAACAACTCCTTCGGTAAGTAGAAGGTCATTTATAAGAACATCAGCTTTAGCAGGTGGAGGAATCTTAATTGGTTTTAACTTATTTCAGTCATGTAAACCAGAAGTAGCACCACCAGTGGATATTGCGGATCTAAATTTTAATGATTTTAATGCTTTTATTAAAATTGCTGATAATGGAATGGTAACTATTTTTTCACCAAATCCTGAGATTGGACAAGGTGTAAAAACCTCGATGCCAATGTTGATCGCAGAAGAATTAGATGTAGATTGGGAAAATGTTCTTGTGGCGCAAGGAGCATTAGATACTAAAAATTTTACTAGACAAGTTGCAGGAGGAAGTCAATCTCTAAGGCACGGATGGGAGCCGTTAAGACAAACAGGAGCTACGGCTAGACAAATGCTAATTAATGCAGCTGCTGCAAAATGGGGTGTTGATCCTAGCACTTGTAAAACAAAAAGTGGAGTTATTTCTAATAGTAATGGAGAGACTTTAGGATATGGAGATGTTGTAAAAGAAGCAGCCTCTCTAAAAGTTCCGGAAAAAGTAAAACTTAAAGACCCTAAAGATTTTACAATTATTGGAAAGGATATTTATAATGTTGACATAGATAAAATCATTTCTGGAAAGCCTTTATATGGAATGGATTATAAAGAAGATGGAATGGTCTATGTTTCTGTTGTTCGGCCTCCTGCATTTGGTAAAAAACTAAACGATTTTGATGCTACTGAAGCAAAAAAGGTAAACGGTGTTATTGATGTTTTTAAGTTTGGGGATAAAATAGCAGTGTTGGCAGAAAACACTTGGTCTGCGATGAAAGGTAAAAAGATAGTGAAAGCAAAATGGACGGATGATTCAAAACTTGAAAACACTAAAGATCATGATAAAATTTTAGTAGATCTTTTAAATGGGACTGAGTTTAATACAATGCGTGCTGATGGTGATGTAAAAAAAGCGTTTGCTGCTGCAGATAAAGTTGTAGAACGTACATATGAGTCACCGTTTCTTCCTCATAACTGTATGGAACCCATGAATTTCTTTGCTCACGTTACTGATGAGAAAGTTAGGTTAGTTGGACCAATACAGACACCAGCTGGAACCGCTAGAAGAGTCGCAGAGTTGTTAGACAAAAAACCAGAAGAAGTATCTGTGGATATGACAAGAATGGGAGGTGGATTTGGAAGAAGGTTATACGGAGATTTCGCTTTAGAAGCTGCAGAAATTTCTAATATAGCAAAGAAACCAGTAAAGGTAGTATATTCTAGAGAGGATGATATGTCTGCGGGAATCTATAGACCTGCAATAAAATATAGGATAAGCGCAGCGATTAAGGATGGTAAATTAACGGGATATCATTTAAAAGAAGCTGCAATTAATTCTAATATGTATGGATTAATTCCAAATTTCTTCCCCGCAGGAGCAGTAGAGAATTATCAAGTTGATGTGGCAAAATATGATAGTAATATAACGATTGGAGCTTGGAGAGCGCCATATACTAATTTTTTGGCATTTGCTGAGCAAAGTTTTTTCGATGAATTAGCAGAGGCAATGGAGGTTGATAATATTCAACTTAGATTGGATTTATTACAAAATGTAAAAGGTCATAAAGACGAAAGAATACAATACTCACCAGAACGATTAGAAAAGGTGATTAAAACGGCTGTAGAAAAATCAGAGTGGGGTAAGAAACCAGAAGGTGTATATCAGGGGTTTAGTTCTTATTATTGTCATAATACGCACGTAGCTGAAGTTGCAGATGTGGTATTGGAGAATGATCAACCTGTCATAAAAAAGATAACTTGTGTAGTAGATTGTGGGATTGTAGTTAATCCGCTAGGAGCAAAAAATCAAATAGAAGGAGGAGTTATTGATGGCATAGGTCATGCGAT
This genomic interval carries:
- the fmt gene encoding methionyl-tRNA formyltransferase; this encodes MRDLKILFMGTPDFAVETLRTIIENNYTVVGVITAPDRPAGRGRKLKASAVKEYALSQNLPILQPTNLKDEGFIENLKELQANLNIVVAFRMLPKVVWDMPKYGTFNLHASLLPQYRGAAPINWAIINGEQKTGITTFFIDEKIDTGHIILQKEIEIQDNETAGTLHDRLMLNGASLVIDTIKAIENETVSTKMQPKEDNELKTAYKLHRDNTKVNWNDNIKTIYNLIRGLSPYPAAWSLLYNKGEEVSIKIYDTEIEEQEHNFDIGKIIVEDSIIKVAVHNGYIILNKIQLPGKKAMEAKALLNGYTFYKDAKMA
- a CDS encoding ATP-dependent DNA helicase RecQ is translated as MTNPIQLLKKIWNHDSFRPLQEDIINAVIEDNDTFALLPTGGGKSICFQIPALVKPGICIVISPLIALMQDQVEHLQQKGIKAIALTSGIKYSELDTLLDNCIYGNYKFLYLSPERLQQDLVKERLKKMNINLIAIDEAHCISQWGNDFRPSYKKIKILREIKPAVPMIALTASATPNVADDIIKELDLFQPKIYKQSFFRNNLGYMVYHTLDKNDKLVRILKRYQGSSIIYVRNRKSAVEISDFLNASGYKTTYYHGGVDSKEKTKRFHQWLREDVSVMVATNAFGMGIDKANVRTVIHYNIPESIESYFQEAGRAGRDGEISYAFLLKNENDIVRVQNQFIKVLPDVDFVKLIYRKLCNYFRISYGEGEQTTHGFNFNEFCKTYSLSTLITYNALQFLDRCSVINFTQRYTKKSSLHITTTGNHLLGYLEKNPHLELTTKAILRTYGGVFDEEVKINLSLIASKINISEKEVIDVLKRLEDAELLVFHNQLTDADITFLVPREDDHTINRIKPFIKELHASKSNKVKTMIRFVQNETTCRSRQLLDYFGEKDTKDCGMCSVCRINNANSIDPREIRNTVINLLQKNELSSRDLLMQLKCPEEIALKVLRELNEHNIIRIDSYNNYQLV
- a CDS encoding AAA family ATPase, with the protein product MAKHKIVITGGPSTGKTSIIKNLEEEGFFCFPEFIRSITQEAKDNNDAIEIVSNPIVSVSDPYDFNMQLLNGRIDQYNDPIANDKNIAFYDRGIPDVLAYMDLFNQTYNETFIEACTKHSYNQVFLLPPWKEIYTSDEQRYESFEEAQQIHHHLFETYSKFGYNCIEVPFGNVKERSTFILQHVI
- a CDS encoding (2Fe-2S)-binding protein; this encodes MPVYNLKVNGQSLSVEADEDTPLLWVLRDHFDLVGTKFGCGIGQCGACTVHADGVATRSCLLKVSVATEMKITTIEGLSKDISHPVQQAWKEIDVPQCGYCQAGQIMTAAAFLDQNPNPNKEEIRDAMSGNICRCASYNRIEKAVEQAASKIS
- a CDS encoding xanthine dehydrogenase family protein molybdopterin-binding subunit, which gives rise to MKRITTPSVSRRSFIRTSALAGGGILIGFNLFQSCKPEVAPPVDIADLNFNDFNAFIKIADNGMVTIFSPNPEIGQGVKTSMPMLIAEELDVDWENVLVAQGALDTKNFTRQVAGGSQSLRHGWEPLRQTGATARQMLINAAAAKWGVDPSTCKTKSGVISNSNGETLGYGDVVKEAASLKVPEKVKLKDPKDFTIIGKDIYNVDIDKIISGKPLYGMDYKEDGMVYVSVVRPPAFGKKLNDFDATEAKKVNGVIDVFKFGDKIAVLAENTWSAMKGKKIVKAKWTDDSKLENTKDHDKILVDLLNGTEFNTMRADGDVKKAFAAADKVVERTYESPFLPHNCMEPMNFFAHVTDEKVRLVGPIQTPAGTARRVAELLDKKPEEVSVDMTRMGGGFGRRLYGDFALEAAEISNIAKKPVKVVYSREDDMSAGIYRPAIKYRISAAIKDGKLTGYHLKEAAINSNMYGLIPNFFPAGAVENYQVDVAKYDSNITIGAWRAPYTNFLAFAEQSFFDELAEAMEVDNIQLRLDLLQNVKGHKDERIQYSPERLEKVIKTAVEKSEWGKKPEGVYQGFSSYYCHNTHVAEVADVVLENDQPVIKKITCVVDCGIVVNPLGAKNQIEGGVIDGIGHAMYGDFSFENGEPQDTNFNTYRLIRMNETPIVETHFIESDIAPTGLGEPTLPPAGAAVANAIKAAKGVRLTKQPFVKNMKNETLLGSI